A segment of the Nitrospina gracilis 3/211 genome:
GAAGTCGCCCCCTGAGTTTCACCGAATCCGTTCCTCGATTTTCTTAAGTGCGGCTTTGATGTGGTCGGCGAGCGCCTGACTGGAAATGCGCATCACTTGCGCCGCTTTCTTCTTCTTGAGCCCGCCGTAAAACACCAGGCACACTGCGGTCAACTGCTTGTCGGTCAGCGCCGCGTCGTTGAGGTCGTCTCGACCGCGGCGAGGTGACGCAACGGCGAGCTTTCGGTGATCTGCGTGATGACGCGTTGCGAAATCTCGGAGGTCACCCAGTACCCGCCCTGCGGATCGCTATCCACCGAAAGCAGTTTGACCTCGTGCGGGTTGAGCGCGCCCTCGCCCTTGCGCAGGTACGTGTTGATGGCCTGCTTGCGTTCGGGATCGGCGCCGTGTTGCGCGGGAGAGCCGTCGTCGAAGATGGGGCGGTTGAGCTGCGTCTCGATGCGCTCCATGCGGCTTTTGATTTCGTTCAG
Coding sequences within it:
- a CDS encoding phage major capsid protein; protein product: MHRHFYRRFQQAIDRAQSPKQRGKGSFPSRLVHEVQDLNEIKSRMERIETQLNRPIFDDGSPAQHGADPERKQAINTYLRKGEGALNPHEVKLLSVDSDPQGGYWVTSEISQRVITQITESSPLRHLAAVETTSTTRR